The genomic region CGGTGCTGTACAACTCCATCTACCGCGGCGACGATCAGCTTCTCGTAAACACCCACGTGTACGGCGTGCCCGCCGGCAACGCGCCCGTCCTGCACCTGCGCAAGGTGTTAGGCGGGGACATGGTCACCACGTATGTCGATAGCTTTGAGCGGGTGTGGGAGCAGGCCGCACCAGTAGAGTCCTGAGTCATGCCGCGCCGGATCGACTACTACGACGACCCTGACGCTCCTAGGCCGAACAGCCTCGTCCCGTCCGTCAATGTCGTCGTCACCAACGACGCCGGGGACATCCTGATGATCCGCCGCAGCGACAACGGCAACTGGGCCGTCCCCGGTGGTGCCATCGACCTCGGCGAATCCCTCCCCCAGGCCGCTGTACGCGAGACCCTCGAAGAGACCGGCATCGTCTGTGAGATCACCGGCCTCGTCGGCACCTACACCGACCCCCGCCACGTGATTCTCTACACCTCGAACGGCGAGGCCCGGCAGGAGTTCTCCATCGTCCTCACCGCCCGCGCCATCAGCGGCGAGCCGACCCCGAGCAGCGAGTCGACCGAGGTCCGATGGGTGCCACGCGACCAGGTCGAGGCGCTGCCGATGGACCGCTCAATGGCCCTGCGGATCGGCCACTACCTCACCGGCACCGGCCTGCCGTACATCGGGTGAGA from Microbispora sp. ZYX-F-249 harbors:
- a CDS encoding NUDIX hydrolase, translating into MPRRIDYYDDPDAPRPNSLVPSVNVVVTNDAGDILMIRRSDNGNWAVPGGAIDLGESLPQAAVRETLEETGIVCEITGLVGTYTDPRHVILYTSNGEARQEFSIVLTARAISGEPTPSSESTEVRWVPRDQVEALPMDRSMALRIGHYLTGTGLPYIG